TCTAAAGGGTCTTTTGAACATTGGAATGATATCAACAAACTTACAAAATCTGCTTTAttcaaaatgtgaatgtaattCAACAACACTATGCACAATCCGCTCTCATGATCACACTTCATGCATGTTCCCACTGTTTCCAAAAGGGCACAAGCCACCACTTACTTTGCTCTCAAACAGCTGATTGTAGGCAACTATCAGCTGCTCTTTCTTGGCTGttttggcaacattttttatgtttcccATCAGCTTGTGCTCTGCAAGGaactgaaagagaaaagggcaggggagagattGAGCTGTGCATCAGAAGTGCATCAGTGTGTCTGATAAACAGGCCTAAACTGAGCCATGTGAGGCAGGTGGAGGTAAATATTTGATATTGCAGGCGTGGTGGCATCATGTATGTCTTGCAATATCATGTGTGTGCCTTGGTTATTTTACATGTGAGGCTAACTGTCCAGAGTGTGAGCCCTGGCTGCTGACAGGGTAAACACTGCAGGCTGCTGTTAGCTAGCCCTGATGCTGCATGCTGCCTCACAGTGAGCATTTCAAACTGCGTGCACACCAAAACAACGAATACATCCCCCGACACGCCACGCGACGAAACATACCGAGTGTGCTGCATTGTCCTGAATGAACTTAATAATGTCTTTTTTGGGCAAGTCATCACTTTTGAGCTGCTCCTCGCTCCACTCCCGTGTTGGTTCATCCGCCATTTTGAGGCACACTGGCTGGTGAACTTTCAGTTTCACCTCCGCGTGCACTTTTCCACACGGGAGCTGCGCACCGACTAAAACAAAACCACCGACAAACTCTGCCagctcacacactttcacatataAAATACATGGAGAAGTTCAGACGCCATGGCTGCTGTGCACTCGGTCGATTAATGAGCACAAACcaaaaatatgaatttgaaaataaataaataaataaaaatacttctAATTAGTTAAGCAAATGAAAGTCAAAACACATATTACTACATAAATACTATATATGGTTTATATGTAGGCTTATATATACCAAATATTCTAATATACAAACTTAGTCTGACTGAATTTGGTAGTGTCTCTGCCTCCCCCTAGTGGGGAAAAGGAGGTATCAGTCTGTAGAGCGAAAGCTGtcacaatgaaattaaaaaaaataataaaaaaaattactataaattaaattacaaataaatgcaaaagtaacttactgaaaacaaaataattacaaataacTAATATGTGAAGAgtcttatttctgtattaatGCAGCATTAGGATGCAGAAACAGTATCACCATTCTTGAGCTTCACTGCAGGTCAAATAAACTTGTTTCAACAACTTGTCAACAATGAGTAAGAGCACACAGATGAAACTCATTTTATTAAGCCTTTGAATTAAGGAGACAAATAGacaatttcatattttgtaACTGTTCCCATGTCAGcatgggagctgcagctgcagaaaaataaacacagacaccaCATGACTCACATGACTCTGTTCAGCTCCATCAGTTCAACTGTATATGACATATCAATTCATATTGTAGAATGTATGGGTTCACATAAACTGCAATCATTTTTGATAGACTGACtccaaagaggaaaaataaatttcaacattaaaaaactTTACCATTGCACAGAGAGACCCATTCCTGAGAGCACTGAAAAATCAGGTATGGCAGTATATTACCAGAGAAAACACAATCCTTTCTCAAGAACCTGTCctaaaaaactttatttaattcAATCCTtttcagtaaacaaacaaaaaatcttcaATTTAAATCAGTCTTCTTAAACTTTCTTACTTATATTTAGATTCAAATGATTAATCTTCCTAAAAAGGAACCAGGCACCAACATTACTTGTACAGATATAAGAGTTTGTAGAAGAAAAAGTCCTTCCTTTACACTTACATAGGTAGCCTACAAAGGTTGTGATACAAGCATGAAAACCACACTGACAGACATGTGCTTTTAGCTGTCTGAACCCATTAAAAGGAGATAtgacaaaatgatttaaaatctCTTACTGCATAAAGCAACACACTTTGCACAGTAGAGGTAGTTCTTTAGTGTAGTACAGGTAGTTAGAGTTATTACTGGTGTATGAATGAACTTGAATGAATGTTTGAGGTATTCTGTTGCTTGCATTAGATAACGGTTTTGGTTTTGTATTTATCCTACGGATGGCATTTTGATGCCAggaacattttattcatttttcgaCACAATAAACAAGCACTGAGAGTTAAGTATAAGCACTTTGTGttaaatgcattaaatgaagGCTCGGCTCTGTTTGTGATCTGCATCAATGCTGAGGTATCTGCTAGTAATTCTAACAGCTGGTTTCCTTCTGACACATCAAGCGTCATTGTGCTATTGTACTGGTCCcactcacacataaacaagTATTTCTGCATACCCAAGCAAACGTGGCATTTGGGGCTAGACAGTATATTGATAATATATTCATGTTGTGATGCAAGACCAGATATTTTCTTCATATCGTGATGTGGAGTGTTATTTCTCAAAAATGTCGTGTAAATATTATAAGAAAGCACCTATATCAATGTTGAGGTATACAGTCAAAGatataatatttgattttgatttattctCATTGTCCAACACAAAGGCAGGACTGAGAGTCATTTGGATTTGTGTCAAAGAGAGAACTAACGGCCTTCTCATGAAGACACAGCATCACCATTAAGTCTTGATGTGTTATAAATGTGGACCCTCCCAACTCTGAGATTTGATAATTCACGTCTAATCTCTAAAAAAGCATATCTAAAAGTCCATGAAATGTTTTCCGTCCAGGGAAATCTAGAGGATCACACACCCAAAGTTGTCCACTGCCGATGCTAACATCTGAAAGTGTTAGAGAGCCGCTGGTTCTACAGCTCGCCATCCTGAGCTCTCACTGGCGCTCCAGGAACCAGACTTCATTGTGTCGGTGTGCAGCGGCGACGCTGGTGTACCCAGCGATGATGAACGAGTCGCTCACACACAGATCCGGGGAGTCCAGAAGCTCGGCTAATGCACGGATCTCGCTCAGGATAGTGGTTTCATTGGTGGGACCGGTGAACGTCCTGAGAAAGAGATGCAGACAAGACACAAGATGACCACCgacacaagttttttttttgtttttttttcatttatgcaCATGTAAAAAGTTGGTTTACTCATATGCATGAAATGTTACTTCATGAAGAAACTACATACACTTGCAGTtacagagaggaaaggaaaaattCACCAATATAGACATGGCAGCTGATGTACTGAATTTTTGAGCTGGAATGAAAATCAATCTTTTCTATGTGGAATGTGCACCAATTTTACATCGATGTGACAACACAAATATACTCAAAGGCTGCTTTCCTAcaaaaataactttattaaagaaTATTCAACATTATTACACACTGCCAACCAAATCTAGAAATAAATGCTGggaaaatgaagaataaataaatagctataTAAACATCAGTGCCGTTCAGTATCAGTGAACTGCTGACTATTTAAATCaagaataaatagaaataaatacatacactaAGTGGCCACTTTATGAGGTGCAgttgtacaatctaatgcagttcagtgcaacagctctgccataactTCTATCCTTTAagaaagtttatcatgttcagtttttgttgacattgtggagaatgtgtacatttaattctatgtttattactgaggttgtagtttgcagacgTCTTACTACATTATATAGATTCAGATTCTGCTCCAAGTCCTACCTCTCATTATGTTATCATTCACGCTAGCTACCACAGGCAGTAACCCGTGGCGACACCCACCTGCTGTAGACCACAGTGGTAGGCCACATTTCCATGGTGACGTCAGGGTCAGTGGGCAGAGGGGGCTGATCCTGCAGGTGGGACGGCAGGTAGTAGGCCACCGTCACATCTCTGGACAGGCTGAACCGGGCGTCATCCGTCCGCACCACTGTCACTATGGGGATGGTCATGCCCAGGTAACTCCCTGCCAACCATTCAGGACAATGAGAGACATTTCCCTATTTGTGACCATCATATCAGCATGATGCAAAATTACACATTTGTTATATAGATCATGTCATTCAACACTGCATTtgattaataataacaacaggcCTAATGTGACACAGCCTGCCTTTTTCTGTTGACTCTCTGTTCTGCTTATTTCTTCTGTTGATGCTtgatttttgtgatttgttgtgattttactACTGATTTTAGGAATGTTATTATTGTCGTATTtttatatgttgtgtttttacttaTGGATTTTGgctttgtgcagcactttggtcagGTGTAGCTGTTTAGAAATGTGCTTTATAATTACATTTGTGTTATGAATTCATGACTCAGTGATCATGGCTGAGTACGAAGTACACCGTCCACCTCAacgttttgttgttgttactgttgcaACCAGATTTCAAATTCTTTATATGTACCTCGATTAAAATGAAGGAACTTGGACTCAGAATTCAGTTTTTTCAAGCCAAACCGTGATACAAACCATGCCGCAGCCTAAAATCTGTGGTTCAAACTGAACGGTGTAAAAGGTGTAATGCACTAAACCAACATCAATAGCCTGATCGAAGCGATGTGGGAAGGTCGCTGGCATGGTGAATGTGGTGTGGTGGGCTACTCTCTCTTGATTTGTGACCCTTCTGCTCACCTGAGGTATTCTGCTGGCAGATGTATCTCATAATCTTCATGAAGCCCATGCAGATGCTCTGCTCGTACGTGTCCTCCCGCACAGTGATGCACGCCCAGCACGCCTTCTTGTACACTCGCTTCTCATACATGACGCTGCCACACTGAGGAAAAGGCCAGGGCACATGAAGCAAAGCACAGGAGGACAATGGAGAGCTTATCATATATGAAAAACTACATCATTCTTACTGGAAATAGTAAGAGCTTGCAGGAAGTGACAGAAATCAGCTGACAGAATCCTACTGCAGCACACATGTTGCTATAATATGTGCAGGTTGTTGTAGTATGTCTCTGTATGACCGGTGGCAATTAGAGAGAGGTCAAATACAAGGCAGACTGACCTTTTCTTCACGTGTAATGAGGCTAAAAGGAACCATCTCCTTGTTGGGTGAGCTTTCTATGTCTGTGGTGAGCTGCTGGATGGGCTGGGccatatctgaaaaaaaaaaaaaaaaaaaaaaaaagggattagAGAAGAAAATTACAGCAAACCATATAGGTCATCTGCAGCTCAGACACAAAGCACACACCCACTGCATATGATTTGGTTTGCATGACACAAATcaacagttgatttttttttttcttgttgtgaaCATAGCATCCTCTGTTCCGACCGCAACTTCTGACCTGTGCAgatcaaaaataaatttgtcAATACTTCCAAAGAATTGACATTACTGCAGGGACTAAAACAggtaaaatgtcataaatgcaATAACTTTTGTGCATGGTCTCGCCCATGACACACATGTTGCAGATAATACACGATGCAATAATTATGTTTGGATGGTATTAAAGTAGAAAATACGGCGCCAAGCTACTGATGTTTGAGATCTGAAGCAGCAGTGTTCCAACTCAAAACAACTACGCAAGGACAGCCTTTGTCCTAATACAGCTACCACTATTTTGTAAATAATGCGCTGCAAAACTGCTTAGCAATGACAAAGTTGCATTGTGAGGGAACCATGGGTAACATTTCACTGAATACAATCTAGTGTGGAGTCAGCCagtaaagaaacaaagagggTGGGAAAAGTTTATATATCTTACTTTTGCTGAAAGGTCTGAAAACTCGTTTTGCTGCAGCGTTGCACTAACATAGCAAGGATTATGTCCAACATATTGCAAATGATATACTGGCCAACATGTAGGCCTGCCCCATGCATATTTAACAATCACCAATCTAGGATAgaaagcaataaaacatttatccAAGAGTTATTACCGTGCCCAGCTCACCTTCTGGTATATCAATGCGATGCCCTCTACCAATATTTTGCCAGAAAGCCAGCAGCCTCTCctggctctcctcctccacagcctcGGTGTCTCCGCCCGGGTCTGCGGCACCGACGGCCGGCTGCTCCCGATCCATATCCTCGTCCGTCAGGGAGTCCAGGTCCTCCAGCGTTATGAGACCCAGCCGAGACCCAGACTCTCCCCCGCGGCTGCTGTCACCTCCGCCGTTCATGCTGCACCCTCCGCCATCCATGACAGGCCAACTTGGCACAAGCACATAACAGACTGAACCCGGAGCTGCTTACTTTGCCTGCTCTGCCTCCTCGGCGGTGTTGAGACTCGCCGTCGGGCCTTTAGAGCCGTTTGTGTCGCAGGCGAGAGTCGAATGTACTCATAAAGTGGTGTTTATTTTACCACACTGTCTGCACTTTCTGGCAAAAATATTACCACCTCACCCCCGCCGCCCCTCCTCTTCTGTCGAACGTAGAGGGTAACCCTACATCTGAGAAACTCTCGCACTTACGCACGCATGCGCACTTGATTCGACACGGTAACGCTCGACTCTGCCCCAATTTGAACTTTAACCATTAAAATAACCTTGAACTTAAGCTTAACCATAACATTAGCCTTAGCCGTGATTTCAGCCTAACCTAAACCTGACCGTATTGTTAACAGCAACTGCACTCGCGAGAGTTCGAACTTTCGCAGATCTAGGGTTACCCTCTAGGCAGGACCcgcctcctctttcttcttcttcttcttcttcttcttcttcttcttctttttttcagcagaCTAGACTGCACGAACAGCTGCCACCCGCAGTTCGTTAAAAGGTTCCTGACTAGATGGTAATGCTGATGATTTTCGAAacttatttttccacaaatatggGGAGGAATCAAATAGGCCTGCAtgattctgtgtttatttatttatttattttttaagtagGCCTACACGTGCCAGTGtattttcctcctctttatAAGAGTTTAGTGGTTTCCTTTGCtataacagataaaaacagcaataataaaaataaaataaaacaataaataaaacgtCAATAGTTTTCGATATTGgcatattatatttaattttataaatataACGAATTACTATTTCTCAAACATACAGTTCTCCTCGTTAGTATAGTGGTTAGTATCCCCGCCTGTCACGCGGGAGaccggggttcaattccccgacGGGGAGTGCGGTACTTTTTCTTTTAGGGCATGAAGAAGACAGGTTTACATTCACTAcgttgtttttttcagtcactgttataccccaaccccccaccttgatttttttttctctttttgttgtgtgaATTTCCCCGTGGTGAGACTAATAAAGGCATATCTTATTGTACAACTCTATATAAAACTAAGCTACGTCATCAAATATGTTATGCGGCTCCAGATTAATTTTATTTGGAAGAGAGGGTAAAATGTCTCTTTTGATAGTAAAGCTTGCTGAACTCTGCACTGGTGGAAATTCTCGTGTTAGAGCAGCAGGCACTGCACAGGAACAATAATACACCCAATATATATCTATCTGCACTAGAAGAGAGAGATATGTATTTGTGCATAATTTATAAAGCAGGATGGCCAGCTGGTCTAGGAGTTTGCCCCCATCCTAACTATGGTTCGTttgtttcttctctgttttgctCCTAAGCTGTACAAGATTTATCTACCTGTCTACAGAGTAAagagtatgcacacacaccacacacaaaaccacacaaaggATATACTAGACTATACCatgatataataaatataaaatatcagcATAGGACAACATACTATATACTTAATACAATGAGGTAAGGTAGGAGAATACTTAAAGACTACAGAATATAGATCACCAAAGGAACTAATCCCTCCTCTCCACAAGTCGATCCATGCCTGGCAAGCAAAATctttacagaaaagaaaaagatagcCAGACCTTAAAATCTCCTTTCAGCAACATGTTTTCTGCAAGCCAGCAATTAATGTGATGCCGCCTCTGGAAGACCACAGCCATAAAGGCCATCAGGATGCTTTCCTCCAAACTTTAGCCCGCTATCCAGCTATTCAGACTGCAGTGCCCTAATTTCAGCCGAGCTATCCTGGGGTAAATGATAACGCCTGGCCCTTCTCTCCAAGTCCCACATCTTTTTGCCATTCCTTTAAAAGGTCCTCCTTTATCACACCGCGGCATTCCCCAGCGTCTAATAAAGACTTTTTAGCAAGTTTATTGCTCCCTCATTTCCCTTAATTCCCGCATGGCCCAGGCCCCGGGTGACTCCCACCCTGcaacacattttatgttttctaaAAATTCTTAACAGGCAAATTAAAACCTCACCCATAATGTCAAGGCAAGTCATAGAAGAACAGTTCCTTAAAGTAACCAATGCTGTCTTTAAATCTGTGCACAAAACTGTACAAACTAGTTTCCACAGCACAGCATAAAGCCCAAGATAATCTCATCAGCTCAGAGCCACATACTGTGATGCATTTCAAGACAGGGCACAGGAAACTCCAAACCAGATTTACCACTTTGGGGATCCACATGGCTCCATTTGTGCAAGTCTGGATGTAAGATCTCCACTTTTGACTGACATATTCCTTAGTAATCTGAATTTGAACTCAGTTTTTGACCGGTGAGGAAAAGTACATGAGTGGCAAAAAGCAATCACAGGCCAAGAAATCCACATGACAGGTGCAAAGATTTAATCCAAGATCAATATCCCAGTTGCAGAAAAGATAATTCCTCTTCTCCTTTCAGTGACCACATCTTGCTCACTCATCCGAGGCAAGCCAAACACCATGCAGCCATAATCAAGCACTGATCTAATTGCTGCATGATTCAGTAATAATTTTGTCCTGCTCCCCACAGCCTGCATGACAAACAACAGAGAACGCCTagtaattaattatatttactaATAACTCCCACAAGCTAATCTCCAAGTTAATTTTTCATCCACCCACACATCTAAAAATCTGAACTCTTTGGCTTTCTCTGTGGGAGGGCCACGGCGACAAACCCCGACTTAGGGATTTCTCTTTGTTCGCCTGAGATCAAATGTTTCCCTCTTCATTTTAAAGCCCCATTTTTTAATTCTCTGCTAGATTTAGTGTGTCTTGTGTCTTAGCAAGTACGAACTCAATACTTTTTTAACCTCATTTCCTCAAGGCTCCATCATTCCCATAATGATGTATTGGTAGTAAGTAAAGTAATGATATGTGATGATAGCCGAGatgttacattttcaaatataccATTAATCATTACACTGAGGAGACCTGGGACACTGACTCACCGTGTTTTTTCCGGACAGTCTTGCAGTAGACATCTCTGACTCTTACTGAAATAGTCTCAAACACCTTTTACCCAGTTGAATATACTGCATGTGAACTTCTGTCTTAATATCTAACTCCTATAGAATCAAATCGTCCTTGTCAAAAGCAATTCCAATCACTTCAGCTGATCAGTTCACTTCAGTATTGTAATAGTGTCACTTTTCATTATGTTGAGTTTTCCctggctttttctttctttctttttttgtttatttatttcggTGAATGCAAATGTAGAGCAGCTTTACTACAAGAGATGAAGtcgaggaaaaagagagaagacagattGCATCAGAGCACTGCAGCAGATCCAGCTACtagtctttctctccttctgatCAGCCTGTAATGTGCCCTAATTATGTTCCAGACTTGAACATGTAACTGATTAAAGATCATATTTATTAGCCAACCATGGCTGTCCAGTATGGataataaaaatagattccTTTCAAGATGAAATTGGCCTGTTATCTCATTGCTTCTAAAGGAAATGTTTAAAACATACAGTGAGATGGTGTGGCTGAGCGTTATGTTTCACAATTAGGAGCAAAATATCTAAGTGCATCCAGCTGATTAACTTGTGAGAGCAGAAAGCCGGGAagagtaaaacaaaataaactggcAATTATAATGCACAAAGACAGCCTAATCCCTATGAGCTGAAGACGCGCTAAAACTTAGTGTCATAGAATCACAAGTTCCCCCAGTTTCCCAGTTCCTATCATCTTAAACTAATATTCTGACTCCAGGAAGTTGCCTGCAGCGTACTAATTGGTGGCTTGGGAGGATGAGCTCCATGCAGAGGTTATATGAGGTTATATAAGCTCAACTTTCATTTTTAACACAATGCAACATTTAGCTATTTCACCAACTTCTGTATATTGTATTGACATCCCAGTGACCAGTGGGCATTAAAGAGAGGTCCATGTATGAGAGACCTTTGTTGAATTATTTCTTTGATTTGCATTATTGTAAGTGTTTGCATATGCAGTTTTGTAATCTAATCATGAGTTGCTTCTTGTACATCCTCTTGACTGACATTTGAATCTTGAATGCAGGTTAAATTAGCAAGGTTGATTAAGACACTTGCATTAAAAATTTGGCAAAATGATAAATGTTTGGGCTCATCCTTCTAGTGAAGTAAGCAGATTATTGAAACCTGAacctcatctgttttttttttttcgtttcgtttcgtttttggttttttttgttttttttacatgtagcctATAGACACTAATAATTAGTATAGAATTAAGTTTACTGTCTATATGATGCTGACTGCAACAATCCGCCAAACTGTACCTCTTTTACATAActagtgatggataataaaacCAATGTTAAAGTGAGAAACTGTTATGATGGCACACTAGGGTCACTAGGAAAAAATATGTAGCAGGGGAGTACGGtgttaatattcagagaaaaaaactcagaattttttagattaaagttgtacatttgcgagaaaaaaactcacaattttCACAAATTTTCCTGCAAATTTCTtaaaattttcaagtttttatcttagaaatttgtgagttttttttctcggaaatttaccactttaatctctaAGAAGAGCCCATTTTTTTCTCGTTTATGATTTTACCCCTCCCCTCCTACAACCCCCCCTCTCAcgattgtgtattttttttttctcccgaCAGTGACCCTGGTACACTGTTGTATCAGCTGCATGCAGCGTTCACTtttgtaaataattttttttaccaGCTTGGTTGGAGAGCTGGAACAAtattgcgattttttttttatttgatagtgacagtagagggagacaggaaaggcaggggagagaggggatgacatgcagcgaaGGGCTTGACTTAGCCTTGATTTGTGGTATGTGAGCCACCACTGTGCATCAGTATTGTGAAATCAATTGTATGCAGTCCTCTTACAGTTTATTTTAGTATTTGATTTACTTAAGGCTTCAGTGTTAATGTGTGCAATGACTTTAAGCATGTGCAAAACCAATGCCATAACCCCTGCTAGTTCACCAATGATCTTGACTCTGAACACTGAGGACAATTTAGTATCCACAAATGGTTTGAGCAAATTCAGTTGACAGTAAGTTCCTTGCTTAGCTGGGCCAAagtatttcaaaagaaaaaacaatctaGCATTTCAAAAATAACGAAGAAAACAAGGCATTTTTGTCTGTGATTAAGTGCACACCAATTAACTGTAAAAAGTGTTCTTAGCTGATAAAGGCTACTCTGCTTCAGAAATCTGCTTACATAAGCCAACAGTTCCACTTACAGCTATTACATCTGTCTCCACTGCTTTTATTTTAGGCTCCTGAACAAAGCCCTCGCAATTATCGGCCCTTTCCAAATAAGAAGTTGTCCAGGTTACCCTCAATTTACAGCCCCCTGCTGATTCTTTTAGCGTGTCGATCATGTTACATGATCTAGCCCTCTTTGTGCTCCCTTCTGTCCCTCTTGATCAGACCGAGCCCTGCTGTTGAATTGAAAATACCATTTTGTGCTAATTCActggtgagagaaaaaagagagagagagagagaaaaacagagatggagCCCAAAAAGAGCTCCGTAAATGCTCTTCATAAGTGATCTCACTTGCTTTTATTCATCAGTAACCTTGAAAAGCAGTATGATGATGATTAGTTACCACTACCTGGCAGAAAGAAAGGgtcacacacagtttttttttttttatcctcgtTGGTTACCAGGCAACAAGAATGACACTGAGTGACATACTCCTGAGGGAAAGGAGAGGTCTAATTATCTCTTTAGTGAAAATCTCTGAGGTGTCATTTCATCTCCTTTGCTGCCCATCAAGGAAAGACAGTCGCGGCAGCATGAACTGAGCTGGTGAGGTCCCACGGTGCCTTCGGTAGAATAGAAAACATTCTCTACATGTTGCCTTTACAAGGCCACAAAATAGCAGCGTGATCACAAGTACTATTCAACAACGACAATGTGAGGAACATCAGTCTAATTTAAAgggactatatatatatacacatatttttcttttattcttcatcatttatcattctTGAGCTTGTACACAACACACTGCACCCACCAGTGATTCAGTATACCAGATAGCTTCAGGTGGCTTGGTGCAACCAGCTGTCTCACAGTTTTCCTGCGTGACCAGGCatactgtattttcatattACCACATAACTTCTTGGCACACTGGAAATAATGCAAGCTACGTAGCAGGAACAGCAAGGGTGCATGTCACAGTTAtgttcagcagctgcagatgaAGGTGCAGCAACCTTGTCCAACAAGCCTGGCAAGGATTTGCTCTGCAGAGAGTCTGCGAGCAACAAGGAAACATGCTAAAGGTTGCAGGAAAAGGGCTGATATCAGGACTGCATTCAATATTGGAGACAAATAAAGCAGCAGGGAATCAGGACCGACCAAGAAATGGCAATTTTTTGTTGAACAGGTAAGATGCTTGTTATTATGCATTGCCGCATGTTCACCTTTTCCAGAATTGTCATGTCCATATTCATAATAGCCAAGCAGTGCCCAG
The genomic region above belongs to Myripristis murdjan chromosome 24, fMyrMur1.1, whole genome shotgun sequence and contains:
- the LOC115356671 gene encoding heme-binding protein 1-like, whose protein sequence is MDGGGCSMNGGGDSSRGGESGSRLGLITLEDLDSLTDEDMDREQPAVGAADPGGDTEAVEEESQERLLAFWQNIGRGHRIDIPEDMAQPIQQLTTDIESSPNKEMVPFSLITREEKCGSVMYEKRVYKKACWACITVREDTYEQSICMGFMKIMRYICQQNTSGSYLGMTIPIVTVVRTDDARFSLSRDVTVAYYLPSHLQDQPPLPTDPDVTMEMWPTTVVYSRTFTGPTNETTILSEIRALAELLDSPDLCVSDSFIIAGYTSVAAAHRHNEVWFLERQ